From one Methylomonas paludis genomic stretch:
- a CDS encoding sulfurtransferase, producing the protein MAYSTIISAQALAEHLDQKDWVVIDCRFSLADNTAGRKAYRQGHIPGARYADLNLDLSAPVKSYTGRHPLPDFTLLSQKLGAWGVGNRSQVVVYDDAGGAFAGRLWWLLRSLGHQQVAVLDGGIRQWQQHGLALTTTLPKPVKTQFRSYLDNRQWLSANQVEDGLAADKIVLVDARTPERFAGRQEPIDPVAGHVPKALNRPLQLNLNQQGRFLAPKQLREQFLSLIGTIAPEQVVHMCGSGVTGCHNLLAMELAGLTGSRLYAGSWSEWITNRNRGVSRE; encoded by the coding sequence ATGGCTTATTCAACCATTATTTCGGCTCAGGCTTTGGCTGAGCATCTTGATCAGAAAGACTGGGTGGTGATCGACTGCCGGTTTTCCCTGGCTGACAACACGGCAGGCCGGAAGGCTTACCGACAGGGACATATTCCCGGTGCTCGCTATGCCGATCTGAATCTGGATTTGTCGGCCCCGGTAAAAAGCTATACCGGTCGTCATCCTTTGCCTGATTTTACGCTGCTGTCACAAAAACTTGGGGCGTGGGGGGTTGGCAACCGGAGTCAGGTGGTAGTTTACGATGATGCCGGCGGGGCTTTTGCCGGCCGTTTGTGGTGGTTGTTGCGCAGCTTGGGGCACCAGCAGGTTGCCGTGCTGGATGGCGGAATACGTCAATGGCAACAACATGGTCTGGCCTTGACTACGACTTTGCCAAAACCGGTTAAAACTCAATTCCGCAGTTATCTGGATAATCGCCAATGGTTAAGCGCCAACCAAGTGGAAGACGGCTTGGCGGCCGACAAGATAGTGCTGGTTGATGCCAGAACCCCGGAACGGTTTGCCGGTCGGCAGGAGCCGATTGATCCGGTTGCAGGGCATGTACCTAAAGCTTTGAACCGGCCTTTGCAGTTAAATCTTAATCAACAGGGCCGGTTTTTAGCCCCTAAGCAATTACGTGAACAGTTTCTCAGCTTGATTGGTACCATTGCACCCGAGCAGGTGGTACATATGTGCGGTTCCGGTGTGACCGGCTGTCATAATTTATTGGCGATGGAGCTAGCCGGACTGACTGGTTCGAGATTGTATGCCGGTTCATGGAGTGAATGGATCACCAACCGTAATCGTGGCGTGAGCCGGGAATAA
- a CDS encoding NAD(P)H-quinone oxidoreductase, translated as MRAIEIMASSAEQHLQLTEQARPEVKAGQLLIKVAAAGVNRPDLLQRQGVYPPPPGASTILGLEIAGWVKEVGLGISGFQPGDKVCALVSGGGYAEYCVADALSCLPIPDHFSFIEAAAIPETFFTVWSNVFMRGALQPDESLLVHGGGSGIGTTAILLAKAFGNPVYVTAGSAEKCRKCLALGATAAIDYSQQDFVSAIRELSNGKGVDVILDMIGGDYLPGNLQCLAIEGRLVQIAIQHGAKAEINLWQLMTKRLTVSGSTLRNRDTEFKSKIARQLLDKVWPLLSAGQIRPCIAAVFPLADAELAHQLMQNNLHFGKIILEI; from the coding sequence ATGCGTGCTATTGAAATCATGGCTTCCAGTGCTGAACAACACCTGCAATTGACTGAACAGGCCAGGCCTGAGGTCAAGGCTGGTCAATTATTGATCAAGGTGGCTGCAGCCGGAGTGAATCGACCGGATCTACTGCAACGTCAGGGTGTGTACCCGCCACCACCCGGCGCTTCCACCATTCTGGGACTGGAAATTGCCGGCTGGGTTAAGGAAGTTGGGCTTGGTATCAGCGGCTTTCAGCCGGGCGATAAAGTCTGCGCGCTGGTCAGCGGCGGAGGCTATGCCGAATACTGTGTGGCTGATGCGCTGAGCTGTCTGCCGATTCCGGATCATTTCAGTTTTATTGAGGCGGCAGCCATTCCTGAAACTTTTTTTACAGTTTGGAGTAATGTGTTCATGCGCGGTGCTTTGCAGCCTGATGAAAGCCTGCTGGTGCATGGCGGCGGCAGCGGTATAGGTACCACTGCGATACTGCTGGCCAAGGCTTTTGGCAATCCGGTATATGTGACTGCAGGCAGCGCAGAAAAATGCCGGAAGTGTCTGGCCTTGGGGGCAACGGCGGCCATTGACTACTCTCAGCAGGATTTTGTCTCTGCCATTCGCGAGCTGAGCAATGGCAAAGGCGTGGATGTGATTCTGGATATGATAGGTGGCGATTATTTGCCCGGCAATCTGCAATGCCTGGCTATTGAAGGCCGACTGGTACAAATTGCCATACAGCATGGCGCAAAAGCAGAAATCAATCTGTGGCAGCTAATGACCAAGCGTTTGACAGTCAGCGGCTCTACTTTGCGCAATAGGGATACGGAATTTAAGAGCAAAATCGCCCGGCAATTATTGGACAAGGTCTGGCCCTTGTTAAGTGCCGGCCAAATCCGACCCTGTATTGCTGCGGTATTTCCATTGGCTGATGCCGAACTGGCCCATCAGTTGATGCAAAACAATTTACATTTTGGCAAAATTATTCTGGAGATTTGA
- the argC gene encoding N-acetyl-gamma-glutamyl-phosphate reductase — protein MIKAGIVGGTGYTGVELLRILLVHPQVQVSVVTSRSDAGQRVDHIYPSLRGYTEVVFTSPDVQQLSTCDVVFFATPNGTAMTMAADLLKNGVKVIDLSADFRIKDVQEWQKWYGMEHASPELIASAVYGLPEINREQIKQASLIACPGCYPTAVQLGFLPLLENAAVDSSQLIADVKSGVSGAGRKAELASLMSEAGESFKAYAVAGHRHLPEIRQGLANIVGQPVGLTFVPHLTPMIRGIHATLYARLSKSIDLQSLYQQRYQHEAFVDVLPAGSHADTRNVRGSNRCQIAVHQPQGGDTVVILSVIDNLVKGASGQAVQAMNLLFDLPETVGLQQVALYP, from the coding sequence ATGATAAAAGCAGGCATAGTGGGCGGCACCGGATATACCGGTGTGGAATTGTTGCGGATCTTACTGGTACATCCGCAAGTACAGGTCAGTGTGGTCACCTCCAGATCTGATGCCGGCCAGCGTGTCGATCATATTTATCCCAGCTTACGCGGTTATACAGAGGTGGTTTTCACCAGTCCGGATGTCCAACAACTGAGTACCTGCGATGTAGTATTTTTTGCCACCCCTAATGGTACCGCCATGACCATGGCTGCAGACTTGTTGAAAAATGGTGTCAAAGTCATCGATTTATCCGCAGATTTTCGGATAAAAGACGTGCAGGAATGGCAAAAATGGTACGGTATGGAACATGCCAGTCCGGAACTGATTGCCTCTGCCGTATACGGCTTGCCGGAAATCAACCGAGAGCAGATCAAACAAGCCAGCCTGATCGCTTGTCCCGGCTGTTATCCCACCGCAGTACAACTGGGGTTTTTACCATTATTGGAAAATGCCGCAGTAGACAGTAGCCAACTGATAGCTGACGTCAAATCCGGTGTCAGCGGAGCAGGGCGCAAAGCTGAACTGGCCAGTCTGATGAGCGAAGCCGGCGAAAGCTTTAAAGCTTACGCAGTCGCCGGCCATCGGCATTTGCCGGAAATTCGCCAGGGCTTGGCCAATATCGTCGGCCAGCCGGTAGGATTGACTTTCGTACCGCATTTAACCCCCATGATTCGGGGTATCCATGCTACCCTGTATGCGCGCCTCAGCAAGTCCATCGATTTGCAGAGCCTTTATCAACAGCGCTATCAGCACGAGGCTTTTGTCGATGTGCTACCGGCGGGCAGTCACGCCGACACCCGAAATGTGCGCGGCAGCAATCGCTGCCAGATTGCTGTTCACCAGCCCCAGGGCGGTGATACGGTCGTGATATTGTCAGTGATAGACAATCTGGTCAAAGGCGCTTCCGGGCAGGCGGTACAAGCCATGAACCTGCTGTTCGATTTGCCGGAAACCGTGGGTTTGCAGCAAGTGGCGCTCTATCCTTAA
- the parC gene encoding DNA topoisomerase IV subunit A: MGTLENFEQLPLKDFSEKAYLDYSMYVILDRALPHIGDGLKPVQRRIVYAMSELGLTALAKYKKSARTVGDVLGKYHPHGDSACYEAMVLMAQDFSYRYPLIDGQGNWGSPDDPKSFAAMRYTESRLTAYAQTLLSELEQGTVDWTDNFDGTLQEPSILPARLPNVLLNGTMGIAVGMATDIPPHNLREVANACLQLLDQPDSTLESLLAHVKGPDYPTDAEIITSGTDLQKLYQSGNGSVKMRAKYELEDGNIVITALPHQVSGAKLLEQIAAQMLAKKLPMLEDLRDESDHENPTRLLIIPKSKRLDVEALMSHLFATTDLEKSYRVNLNMIGLNGKPQVKNLKQILSEWLTFRTTTVRRRLQHRLDKVLARLHILEGLLIAYLNIDEVIAIIRYEEHPKAELISRFGLSDIQAEAILELKLRHLAKLEEMKIRGEQDQLEQERQALEKTLGSAQLLNRLIRTEIERDAEKYGDKRRSPIVERGAAQALDTTELIANEPVTVILSQKGWIRAAKGYDIDVASLSYRAGDAYLASARGRTTQPAYLLDDTGRVYTINSHDLPSARSQGEPLTGRLNPPPGSQFVDVFAGQTEDWLLLYSSAGYGFRVQLQDLSSKNKAGKVVLTLPDAGKAMSPVLIPAKDELLAVATLQGRLLIFPAQELPELVKGKGNKLINIHTVDLASGQDAVVAVTAMAADSELKILSGKRHFLLKGADVQQYTGNRANRGNLLPRGFQKVDGLECTRK; the protein is encoded by the coding sequence ATGGGCACACTGGAAAACTTCGAACAACTGCCGCTGAAAGATTTCAGCGAAAAAGCCTATTTGGATTACTCCATGTACGTGATTCTGGATCGGGCCTTGCCGCATATCGGCGATGGCTTGAAACCGGTACAGCGTCGTATCGTTTACGCCATGTCGGAACTGGGCTTAACCGCACTGGCCAAATATAAAAAATCTGCCCGTACCGTCGGTGATGTACTGGGTAAATACCATCCGCACGGCGATTCAGCCTGCTATGAAGCCATGGTGCTGATGGCCCAGGACTTTTCCTATCGCTATCCCCTGATTGACGGCCAGGGTAACTGGGGTTCACCGGATGATCCCAAATCGTTTGCCGCCATGCGGTATACCGAATCACGGCTGACCGCCTATGCCCAAACCTTGCTCAGTGAGCTGGAGCAGGGTACGGTGGATTGGACGGATAATTTTGACGGTACCTTGCAGGAACCCTCCATCTTGCCCGCGCGCCTGCCTAATGTACTGTTAAACGGTACCATGGGTATTGCCGTGGGCATGGCCACCGATATTCCGCCACACAATCTGCGTGAAGTAGCCAATGCCTGCCTGCAATTACTGGATCAGCCGGACAGTACTTTGGAAAGCTTGCTGGCGCATGTCAAAGGCCCAGACTATCCCACCGATGCTGAAATCATAACTTCAGGCACTGATCTGCAAAAACTTTATCAGTCTGGAAACGGTTCGGTAAAAATGCGCGCCAAATACGAGCTGGAAGATGGCAATATCGTCATCACCGCCTTGCCGCATCAGGTTTCCGGAGCCAAACTGCTGGAACAGATCGCCGCGCAGATGCTGGCCAAAAAACTGCCGATGCTGGAAGACTTGCGCGACGAATCCGATCATGAAAATCCGACCCGCTTGCTGATTATCCCCAAATCAAAACGTCTGGACGTGGAAGCGCTGATGTCGCATTTATTCGCGACAACCGATTTGGAGAAAAGTTACCGGGTCAATTTGAACATGATAGGCTTGAATGGCAAGCCGCAGGTGAAAAATCTGAAGCAGATCCTCTCCGAATGGCTGACTTTTCGTACCACTACCGTGCGCCGGCGCTTACAGCATCGCTTGGATAAAGTGCTGGCTCGACTACATATTCTGGAAGGCTTATTAATTGCGTATCTGAATATTGACGAAGTCATCGCTATCATTCGTTATGAGGAACATCCCAAAGCCGAATTGATATCCCGGTTTGGCCTAAGCGATATTCAGGCCGAAGCCATCCTGGAACTCAAGCTGCGTCATTTGGCCAAGCTGGAAGAAATGAAAATACGCGGCGAGCAAGACCAACTGGAACAAGAACGTCAGGCTTTGGAAAAAACCCTGGGTTCCGCACAATTATTAAACCGGTTGATCCGTACAGAAATTGAACGAGATGCGGAAAAATACGGCGATAAACGCCGTTCGCCTATAGTTGAGCGCGGTGCAGCTCAGGCATTGGATACCACCGAATTGATAGCCAATGAGCCTGTGACGGTGATTTTGTCGCAAAAAGGCTGGATACGCGCTGCCAAAGGCTATGACATCGACGTGGCCAGCCTCAGTTACCGAGCAGGCGATGCCTATCTGGCATCTGCGCGCGGTCGCACCACTCAGCCTGCGTATTTGCTGGATGACACTGGTCGTGTTTACACCATCAATAGTCACGATCTGCCGTCGGCACGCAGCCAGGGTGAACCCTTGACCGGTCGCCTGAATCCACCGCCGGGCAGCCAGTTTGTAGACGTATTTGCCGGACAGACCGAGGACTGGTTGTTATTGTACAGCAGCGCCGGCTATGGCTTTAGGGTGCAATTACAGGATTTATCCAGCAAAAATAAAGCCGGTAAAGTCGTGCTGACCTTGCCTGATGCCGGCAAAGCCATGTCGCCGGTATTGATTCCGGCCAAAGATGAGCTTCTGGCGGTGGCCACCTTACAAGGCCGTTTACTTATTTTTCCGGCTCAGGAACTACCGGAACTGGTAAAAGGTAAAGGAAATAAACTGATCAATATCCATACCGTCGATCTGGCCTCAGGTCAGGATGCGGTGGTAGCTGTCACCGCAATGGCGGCAGACAGCGAATTGAAAATTTTGTCGGGTAAACGCCATTTTCTGCTGAAGGGAGCGGATGTCCAGCAATACACCGGCAATCGCGCCAATCGTGGTAATTTGTTACCGCGCGGATTTCAAAAAGTTGACGGACTGGAATGTACCAGAAAATAA
- a CDS encoding NAD(P)-dependent oxidoreductase, producing the protein MTQQNYRLGFIGIGLMGKPLCLRLLAAGFSVLVWNRSPDKLAEVLAAGASQSSSIAELVQAVDVVILCLADTAAVEAVVIPHVLTQASADKLLIDLSSIHPQTTRQLADRLQTEAGMAWVDAPVSGGTVGAEQGNLAIMAGGAEVNVAVAREVLRPLYRQLTHMGGVGSGQITKICNQMIVSCNVLVIAEMMALAKQAGVELSQIPLALAGGFADSRPLQIVGPEMAENRFEPVKWRVKTLLKDLNMAADLSASLGSAVPMSGLAAQLLQLHGNRGYLEQDPSTLLKLYSQN; encoded by the coding sequence ATGACTCAGCAAAACTACCGACTGGGATTCATCGGCATAGGTCTGATGGGTAAACCATTGTGCCTGCGTTTGCTGGCGGCTGGTTTTTCGGTACTTGTCTGGAACCGCAGTCCAGATAAACTGGCCGAAGTGTTGGCGGCCGGCGCCAGTCAGAGCAGCAGCATTGCCGAACTGGTGCAGGCCGTGGATGTAGTGATCTTGTGTCTGGCTGATACCGCCGCAGTTGAAGCAGTGGTGATACCACATGTTTTGACTCAAGCCAGTGCTGATAAATTACTGATCGACTTATCCAGCATTCACCCGCAAACCACCCGGCAACTGGCCGACCGGCTACAAACCGAGGCCGGCATGGCTTGGGTAGATGCCCCGGTATCCGGCGGTACCGTCGGCGCTGAACAGGGTAATCTGGCCATTATGGCCGGCGGTGCCGAGGTTAATGTCGCTGTAGCCCGCGAAGTATTGCGGCCTCTGTATCGGCAACTTACCCACATGGGGGGGGTGGGCAGCGGCCAGATCACCAAAATTTGCAATCAAATGATCGTCAGTTGCAATGTATTGGTGATTGCGGAAATGATGGCGTTGGCTAAACAGGCCGGTGTCGAGCTGAGCCAGATCCCATTGGCGCTGGCCGGCGGTTTTGCTGATTCCCGCCCTTTGCAGATTGTCGGCCCGGAAATGGCCGAAAACCGTTTCGAACCGGTAAAATGGCGGGTCAAGACCCTGCTTAAAGACTTAAACATGGCTGCCGACCTGTCGGCTAGTCTCGGCAGTGCCGTGCCCATGTCAGGTTTGGCCGCGCAATTACTGCAATTGCATGGCAATCGCGGCTATCTGGAACAGGATCCCTCCACCCTGCTCAAGCTGTACAGTCAAAACTGA
- a CDS encoding hydroxypyruvate isomerase family protein has product MLRFSANLSLLFSEYPWPQRFQVASRQGFKAVEIQFPYQLPAQQLQALLQENALQLILFNVAADTLLEGGEGLAAVPEKQLQFKAAVNQAIAYAELLKPQMINVLPGRCLQSERYDEYLDTFKNNLRYAADAFAELGIRTVFEAINCYDMPGFIIDSSSQMLDILTELNHPTLAMQYDIYHMQRMGEDSRIFLQQQITSIGHIQFADHPGRGQPGSGAIDFNSLFAIIAASPYQGWVGAEYRPTGSSAASLDWFKQTYC; this is encoded by the coding sequence ATGTTACGTTTCAGCGCCAATCTCAGTCTGTTGTTTAGCGAATATCCCTGGCCACAACGTTTTCAGGTGGCCAGCCGCCAGGGATTCAAAGCCGTGGAAATTCAGTTTCCCTATCAGTTGCCGGCGCAACAATTACAGGCTTTATTGCAGGAAAATGCTTTACAGTTGATTTTGTTTAATGTGGCGGCCGACACCCTGCTGGAAGGTGGTGAAGGGCTGGCGGCAGTACCGGAAAAACAGCTGCAATTTAAAGCAGCGGTCAATCAGGCAATCGCCTATGCCGAACTTTTAAAACCGCAAATGATCAATGTGCTGCCGGGACGCTGTTTGCAGTCGGAACGCTATGACGAATATCTGGACACCTTTAAAAATAATCTGCGCTATGCCGCAGATGCTTTTGCAGAACTGGGCATACGCACCGTGTTTGAAGCTATTAACTGTTATGACATGCCGGGGTTTATTATTGACAGCAGCAGCCAGATGCTGGATATACTGACCGAACTCAACCACCCGACTTTAGCCATGCAGTACGATATATACCACATGCAGCGCATGGGCGAAGATAGCCGGATATTTTTGCAGCAACAAATTACCAGTATCGGTCATATCCAGTTCGCCGATCATCCTGGCCGGGGTCAGCCCGGTAGCGGAGCTATTGACTTTAACAGCTTGTTCGCTATTATCGCGGCATCGCCTTATCAGGGCTGGGTAGGTGCCGAATATCGGCCTACCGGCTCCAGTGCGGCCAGTCTGGATTGGTTTAAGCAAACATATTGCTGA
- a CDS encoding VOC family protein, translating to MSSHNFTLHHASLIVADTEKSLKFYRDVLGMQPIERPNLGFPGAWLAIGQQQIHLLELNNPDPISGRPVHGGRDRHVAMHVNSIAALREDLDKARLTYTLSISGRKALFCRDLDGNALEFIERPN from the coding sequence ATGTCTAGCCATAATTTTACCCTACATCATGCCAGCCTGATCGTGGCCGATACCGAGAAATCCTTAAAGTTCTACCGGGACGTGCTGGGTATGCAGCCCATAGAACGCCCCAATCTGGGGTTTCCTGGAGCCTGGCTGGCCATAGGCCAGCAGCAGATTCATTTACTGGAACTTAATAACCCTGATCCAATCAGTGGTCGGCCTGTACATGGTGGCAGAGACCGCCATGTGGCCATGCACGTCAACTCTATTGCCGCTCTGCGGGAGGATCTGGATAAAGCCAGGCTAACTTATACCCTAAGCATTTCCGGTCGCAAAGCCCTGTTTTGCCGGGACTTGGATGGTAATGCCCTGGAATTTATCGAGCGCCCCAACTGA